A section of the Sphingomonas sp. LT1P40 genome encodes:
- a CDS encoding ABCB family ABC transporter ATP-binding protein/permease, with translation MPPDTATTQPPGTPERPLIPTMRRFLPYLWPKDAPGLKARIVGALVLVVLSKVVQVYGAAYALKAAVDAMALGDRGAATFVVLMVVGYAAARLSTTVFDNLRNTVFEKVGQDATRRLAIVTFGHLHQLSLRFHLERRTGAVTKVVERGTKSIDSMLYFLLFNIAPTILELALVLQIFKSEFGWWLVASTMTMVVIYIAFTRWVTDWRSKLREQMNDLDTGAVAHAVDSLLNFETVKYFNAEKREADRYSAAVDSYAKAAVKSENSLAWLNMGQSIITNIMLGAGMAIVAWGWSTGEFTAGDVVMVSTLLSQLFRPLDMLGWVYRTIRQGVIDMGAMFDLIDTDAEVKDVTGAVPLVVGRGEVRFEDVRFGYDRDRDILKGIDLVIRPGQTVAVVGPSGAGKSTLARILYRFYDLNGGRVTIDGQDISQVTQASLRAAIGIVPQDTVLFNDTVGYNIAYGREGAGADEVAQAARGAAIAGFIESMPDGYDTRVGERGLKLSGGEKQRVAIARTLLKDPPILILDEATSALDSRTESEILDTLEAIERGRTTIVIAHRLSTVVNADRIVVLEAGEIAESGTHAELLELRGVYADMWARQQAEREAVAEAAE, from the coding sequence ATGCCCCCCGATACCGCCACCACCCAGCCCCCTGGCACGCCCGAACGCCCGCTGATCCCGACCATGCGGCGCTTTCTGCCGTATCTGTGGCCAAAGGATGCTCCGGGGTTGAAGGCGCGCATCGTCGGCGCGCTGGTTCTGGTGGTGCTGTCGAAGGTCGTGCAGGTTTATGGTGCGGCCTATGCGCTGAAGGCGGCGGTGGATGCGATGGCGCTGGGCGATCGCGGTGCCGCGACATTCGTTGTGCTGATGGTCGTGGGCTATGCCGCCGCACGGCTGTCCACCACGGTGTTCGACAATCTGCGCAACACCGTGTTCGAGAAAGTGGGGCAGGATGCGACGCGGCGGCTGGCGATCGTTACCTTTGGCCATCTCCATCAATTGTCGCTGCGCTTTCACCTGGAACGCCGCACCGGGGCAGTGACCAAGGTGGTCGAGCGCGGGACGAAAAGCATCGATTCGATGCTGTATTTCCTGCTGTTCAACATCGCGCCGACGATCCTGGAACTCGCGCTGGTGCTACAGATCTTCAAAAGCGAATTCGGCTGGTGGCTGGTTGCGTCGACGATGACGATGGTGGTGATCTACATCGCTTTCACCCGCTGGGTTACCGACTGGCGGTCGAAACTGCGCGAGCAGATGAACGACCTCGACACCGGCGCGGTCGCGCATGCGGTGGACTCGCTGCTGAACTTCGAGACGGTAAAATATTTCAACGCCGAAAAGCGTGAGGCGGATCGCTACTCGGCGGCGGTCGATTCCTATGCCAAGGCCGCAGTGAAGAGCGAGAATTCGCTGGCCTGGCTCAATATGGGCCAGTCGATCATCACCAATATCATGCTGGGTGCCGGCATGGCGATTGTCGCATGGGGTTGGTCCACCGGCGAGTTCACCGCAGGCGATGTGGTAATGGTTTCCACCCTACTCAGCCAGCTGTTCCGCCCGCTCGATATGCTCGGCTGGGTCTATCGCACGATCCGGCAGGGCGTGATCGACATGGGCGCGATGTTCGACCTGATCGACACCGATGCCGAGGTGAAGGATGTGACGGGCGCCGTGCCGCTGGTCGTCGGGCGGGGCGAAGTGCGGTTCGAGGATGTCCGCTTTGGATACGACCGCGACCGTGACATCCTGAAGGGCATCGATCTGGTGATCCGGCCCGGCCAGACCGTCGCCGTGGTCGGCCCGTCGGGCGCGGGCAAGTCCACGCTCGCCCGCATCCTCTATCGCTTCTACGATTTGAACGGCGGGCGCGTGACGATCGACGGACAGGATATTTCGCAGGTGACGCAGGCGTCGTTGCGCGCCGCGATCGGCATCGTGCCGCAGGATACCGTGCTGTTCAACGACACCGTCGGCTACAACATCGCCTATGGCCGCGAAGGTGCAGGGGCGGACGAAGTCGCACAGGCGGCGCGAGGGGCGGCGATTGCCGGATTCATCGAATCGATGCCCGATGGCTATGACACGCGCGTCGGCGAGCGCGGCCTGAAGCTGTCGGGCGGCGAGAAGCAGCGCGTCGCCATCGCGCGGACGTTGTTGAAAGACCCACCGATCCTGATTCTCGATGAGGCGACCAGCGCGCTCGATTCGCGGACTGAGAGCGAGATTCTCGACACGCTGGAAGCGATCGAGCGCGGCCGCACGACGATCGTCATCGCGCACCGGCTGTCCACGGTGGTCAATGCCGACCGGATCGTGGTGCTGGAAGCCGGTGAGATCGCGGAGAGCGGCACGCACGCCGAGCTGCTGGAACTACGCGGCGTCTATGCCGACATGTGGGCGCGACAGCAGGCGGAGCGGGAGGCGGTGGCTGAGGCGGCGGAGTGA
- a CDS encoding dihydroorotase, whose product MATFDLKLTGGTVHLPSGPAQVDVGVRDGKVVAIGATGDAGETIDCSGLDILPGVIDTQVHFREPGLEAKEDLESGSRAAVLGGVTAVFEMPNTKPNTDTADAVNDKLSRAKNRMWCDHAFYVGATNHNAADLAELERMPGTAGVKIFMGASTGDLLVSDDANLARVLASGHRRVAIHAEDEFRMNDRLDKRVEGDPSSHPVWRDDESAILATRRILKLAREAKRRIHVLHVTTPAELELLSQHKDIATCEVTPQHLTLAGEDAYPRLGSYAQMNPPIRSAAHRDGLWHWLNQGVPDVLGSDHAPHTIEEKAKPYPDSPSGMPGVQTLLPLLLDHVAKGRMTLQRLIDLTSAGPQRVFGLVGKGRIAAGYDADFTVVDLKAQWTVEESWLASRCGWSPFTGDRLTGKPMGTIIRGRRVMWDGQLANAAHGRPVRFEAVEFG is encoded by the coding sequence ATGGCGACGTTCGATCTGAAGCTCACCGGTGGCACGGTGCATCTGCCCTCCGGACCGGCGCAGGTCGATGTCGGGGTGCGTGACGGAAAGGTCGTCGCGATCGGTGCGACTGGCGACGCGGGCGAGACGATCGACTGCTCCGGCCTCGACATCCTGCCCGGCGTGATCGACACGCAAGTGCATTTCCGCGAGCCGGGGCTGGAGGCCAAGGAAGACCTTGAATCGGGCAGCCGTGCTGCTGTGCTCGGCGGGGTGACGGCGGTGTTCGAGATGCCGAACACCAAACCCAATACCGACACCGCCGACGCGGTGAACGACAAGCTGTCGCGGGCGAAGAACCGGATGTGGTGCGACCACGCTTTCTATGTCGGCGCGACCAATCACAACGCCGCCGACCTTGCCGAGCTGGAGCGGATGCCGGGGACGGCGGGGGTCAAGATCTTCATGGGCGCATCGACCGGCGACCTGCTGGTGTCCGACGACGCCAACCTCGCGCGGGTGCTGGCGTCGGGGCATCGCCGCGTCGCGATCCATGCCGAGGACGAGTTTCGCATGAACGACCGGCTGGACAAGCGGGTCGAGGGCGATCCGTCATCGCATCCGGTTTGGCGCGACGATGAGTCGGCGATTCTGGCGACGCGCCGCATCCTGAAACTGGCGCGGGAGGCGAAGCGGCGCATCCACGTGCTGCACGTGACGACGCCGGCCGAGCTGGAATTGCTGAGCCAGCACAAGGACATTGCGACGTGCGAGGTCACGCCACAGCATCTGACGCTGGCGGGTGAGGACGCCTATCCGCGCCTTGGCAGCTATGCACAGATGAACCCGCCGATCCGCTCCGCCGCGCACCGCGACGGGCTGTGGCACTGGCTCAATCAGGGCGTGCCGGACGTGCTGGGATCGGACCACGCCCCCCACACGATCGAGGAAAAGGCGAAACCCTACCCCGACTCGCCCAGCGGGATGCCGGGGGTGCAGACGTTACTCCCGCTCCTGCTCGACCATGTGGCGAAGGGGCGCATGACGCTGCAGCGGCTGATCGACCTGACCAGCGCGGGGCCACAGCGGGTGTTCGGACTGGTCGGCAAGGGGCGGATCGCGGCAGGCTATGACGCCGATTTCACCGTGGTCGATCTGAAGGCGCAGTGGACGGTCGAGGAAAGCTGGCTCGCGTCGCGCTGTGGCTGGTCGCCGTTCACGGGGGATCGGCTGACTGGAAAACCGATGGGGACGATCATTCGCGGGCGGCGAGTGATGTGGGACGGGCAGTTGGCGAATGCGGCGCACGGGCGGCCGGTGCGGTTCGAGGCGGTGGAGTTCGGGTGA